One window of the Brevundimonas goettingensis genome contains the following:
- a CDS encoding S-type pyocin family protein: MSGTIIRTGAALAAGAVLLLGGGCDNGPSAVQTRDRAGEAGAVLTAAALGGPAQAEAAGAGPGGGATAEKGVVTANRRETADAKIVRLYERNGSAFGARSAEDYAARMKAFADHPPAGADTAKRPNGDTLYYQASTNTFAVVARDGTPRTMFKPDDGPAYWTQQKERAPNFGVQRTAARTAGEGAGT, from the coding sequence ATGAGCGGAACGATCATCAGGACCGGGGCGGCGCTGGCCGCGGGGGCGGTTCTTCTGCTGGGGGGCGGTTGCGACAACGGGCCGTCGGCGGTCCAGACGCGGGACCGGGCCGGAGAAGCGGGGGCGGTCCTGACCGCCGCGGCGCTCGGCGGGCCGGCCCAGGCCGAGGCGGCGGGAGCTGGGCCCGGGGGCGGGGCGACGGCGGAGAAGGGTGTGGTCACCGCCAACCGGCGCGAGACTGCTGACGCCAAGATCGTGCGACTTTACGAGCGCAACGGCTCGGCCTTCGGGGCCCGCTCGGCCGAGGACTATGCGGCGCGGATGAAGGCCTTCGCCGACCATCCTCCTGCGGGGGCGGATACGGCGAAGCGGCCGAACGGCGACACCCTCTATTACCAGGCCTCGACCAACACCTTCGCGGTCGTCGCCCGGGATGGTACGCCACGGACCATGTTCAAGCCGGACGACGGGCCCGCCTACTGGACCCAGCAGAAGGAACGGGCGCCGAACTTTGGCGTGCAGAGGACGGCGGCCAGGACCGCGGGGGAAGGGGCAGGGACCTGA
- a CDS encoding helix-turn-helix domain-containing protein, with the protein MARGAGEDGPHPVDRHVGRRVCEKRISLGYNQSDLGRALGLTFQQIQKYEKGANRISASKLWDIARFFKVDIGYFFQGLAQGQPGMAEDGAAAFDHDFPSTRYSIEISRLAPQLSNRQQKLALDLIREMTDRPEEEA; encoded by the coding sequence ATGGCTAGAGGCGCAGGCGAAGACGGACCCCACCCCGTCGACCGTCACGTGGGCAGACGGGTATGCGAAAAACGCATCAGCCTGGGGTACAATCAAAGCGATCTGGGCCGGGCTCTCGGCCTGACCTTCCAGCAGATCCAGAAGTACGAGAAGGGCGCGAACCGCATCTCTGCGTCCAAGCTCTGGGACATCGCCCGCTTCTTCAAGGTCGACATCGGCTATTTCTTCCAGGGCCTTGCCCAGGGCCAGCCGGGCATGGCTGAAGACGGCGCCGCCGCCTTCGATCATGACTTCCCCTCGACCCGCTATTCGATCGAGATTTCGCGCCTGGCGCCGCAGCTGTCGAACCGGCAGCAGAAGCTGGCCCTCGACCTGATCCGCGAGATGACCGACCGCCCCGAGGAAGAGGCCTGA
- a CDS encoding Fur family transcriptional regulator: MDRIEKLCAERGMRMTEQRRVIARVLSNAEDHPDVEELYRRASAIDPHISIATVYRTVRLFEEAGVVEKHDFGDGRSRYEEAGDDHHDHLIDTRTGEVIEFFDAEIERLKTEIAERLGFQLVGHKLELYGTAIEGAEPSKREGLIFTRHGARHDH; the protein is encoded by the coding sequence ATGGACCGGATCGAAAAGCTTTGCGCCGAACGCGGCATGCGGATGACCGAGCAGCGGCGCGTCATCGCGCGGGTGCTTTCGAACGCCGAGGACCATCCGGACGTGGAGGAGCTGTACCGCCGCGCCTCCGCCATCGACCCCCATATCTCGATCGCCACCGTCTACCGGACCGTGCGCCTGTTCGAGGAAGCGGGCGTGGTCGAGAAGCACGATTTCGGCGACGGCCGCAGCCGCTATGAAGAGGCTGGCGACGACCACCACGATCACCTGATCGACACCCGCACGGGCGAGGTCATCGAATTCTTCGACGCCGAGATCGAGCGGCTGAAGACCGAGATCGCCGAACGCCTCGGCTTCCAGCTGGTCGGGCACAAGCTCGAGCTCTACGGCACGGCCATCGAAGGCGCCGAGCCGTCCAAGCGCGAAGGCCTGATCTTCACCCGTCACGGCGCACGCCACGACCACTGA
- a CDS encoding PhoH family protein, whose product MARESEFLELDDDALHAVIGPNSRHVALIEDAFKVLIEAPGGGVSINGGARDRANAKQVIETLAGRIAQRAEVNEADVRAAIGVARTGVSGGGRRVDPLALPIGRRGAIVPKTDAQARYLDVLANHELSFGVGPAGTGKTFLAAAYGASLLRRGQVDRLVITRPAVEAGEKLGFLPGDLNEKVDPYLAPIWEALNDILGAEDVQRRRDKGEIEAAPIAFMRGRTLSHAFIIVDEAQNTSRLQMKMVLTRLGEGARMVVTGDPSQIDLLNPRDSGLAHALRILRDVKGVGVLEFEARDVVRHAMVERIVRAYDADSASARPKADLEDPTP is encoded by the coding sequence GTGGCGAGAGAAAGTGAATTCCTGGAGCTGGACGACGACGCCCTGCATGCCGTCATCGGGCCCAACAGCCGCCACGTCGCCCTGATCGAGGACGCCTTCAAGGTGCTGATCGAGGCCCCCGGCGGCGGGGTGTCGATCAACGGCGGCGCCCGCGACCGGGCCAATGCCAAACAGGTCATCGAGACCCTGGCCGGGCGCATCGCCCAGCGCGCCGAGGTCAATGAGGCCGACGTCCGCGCCGCCATCGGCGTGGCCCGCACCGGCGTCTCGGGCGGCGGCCGCCGCGTCGATCCCCTGGCCCTGCCCATCGGCCGACGCGGCGCCATCGTGCCCAAGACCGACGCCCAGGCCCGCTATCTGGACGTTCTGGCCAATCACGAACTGTCCTTCGGCGTCGGCCCGGCGGGCACCGGCAAGACCTTCCTCGCCGCCGCCTATGGCGCGTCGCTGCTGCGGCGCGGTCAGGTCGACCGGCTGGTCATCACCCGGCCGGCGGTCGAAGCGGGCGAGAAGCTGGGCTTCCTGCCCGGCGACCTGAACGAAAAGGTCGATCCCTATCTGGCCCCCATCTGGGAGGCCCTGAACGACATCCTCGGCGCCGAAGACGTCCAGCGCCGTCGCGACAAGGGGGAGATCGAAGCCGCCCCCATCGCCTTCATGCGCGGCCGCACCCTGAGCCACGCCTTCATCATCGTCGACGAGGCGCAGAACACCTCGCGCTTGCAGATGAAGATGGTCCTGACCCGTCTCGGCGAGGGCGCGCGCATGGTGGTCACCGGCGACCCGTCGCAGATCGACCTATTGAATCCGCGTGATTCCGGCCTCGCCCATGCGCTCCGCATCCTGCGCGACGTGAAGGGGGTCGGGGTGCTGGAGTTCGAGGCCCGCGACGTGGTCCGCCACGCCATGGTCGAGCGGATCGTCCGCGCCTATGACGCCGATTCGGCGAGCGCCCGTCCCAAGGCCGATCTCGAAGATCCCACCCCGTGA
- the ybeY gene encoding rRNA maturation RNase YbeY, with translation MTEGSMIEVEIEADDWTDALPDAEAIVERAAQAALGATEGGLVVLLTDNGAVQLLNAQFRDKDRPTNVLSFPGGEVQMPGAPPHLGDIVLAFGICRDEAKAQGKSLANHLSHLVIHGTLHVLGRDHEDEAEAEAMEAEERTLLASLGVADPYILPDDL, from the coding sequence GTGACCGAGGGGAGCATGATCGAGGTCGAGATCGAGGCCGACGACTGGACCGACGCCCTGCCGGACGCGGAAGCCATCGTCGAACGTGCGGCGCAGGCAGCCTTGGGAGCCACCGAGGGCGGCCTCGTCGTCCTGCTTACCGACAACGGGGCGGTTCAACTGCTGAACGCCCAGTTCCGCGACAAGGACCGGCCGACCAATGTCCTGTCCTTCCCGGGCGGCGAGGTGCAAATGCCCGGCGCTCCGCCGCACCTCGGCGACATTGTCCTCGCCTTCGGTATCTGCCGCGATGAAGCGAAGGCGCAGGGAAAGAGCCTGGCCAACCACCTGAGCCATCTGGTCATTCACGGGACCCTGCATGTCCTCGGACGCGACCATGAAGACGAGGCCGAGGCCGAGGCGATGGAGGCCGAAGAGCGCACCCTGCTTGCCAGCCTGGGCGTGGCGGACCCATACATCCTGCCTGACGACCTCTGA
- a CDS encoding DMT family transporter, whose product MSGTASAPSGGQTDRIAFGIALRIASAGFFSIMSAVLKLAATHGVNAPEMLFFRALFGLPVVLVWVLTMHGGVQVLGTERPWAHLFRSALGIASILCTFHALTLLTLPDSATLGFTAPIFATILAALILKEAIGRHRWIAVVVGFIGVAVVLRPGTGHAPPPEGVVFGLLAALGTAGVTVTLRQLKDTEHVAAIVFWFFSASVVVGGLMLPFFGRWHDLTTYGLLAAGGFAGALAQLSSAASLKAAPVATVAPFDYLQIVGAVIFGWWLMNSPPSLNTLVGGVLIAASGLYTVWREHRRSKDRLIQTTSAPV is encoded by the coding sequence ATGAGCGGGACGGCGTCCGCCCCGAGCGGGGGACAGACCGACCGGATCGCGTTCGGCATCGCCCTGAGGATCGCCTCTGCGGGCTTCTTCTCGATCATGTCGGCGGTGCTCAAGCTGGCCGCGACCCACGGGGTCAATGCGCCCGAGATGCTGTTCTTCCGCGCCCTGTTCGGCCTGCCGGTGGTGCTGGTCTGGGTCCTGACCATGCATGGCGGGGTGCAGGTTCTGGGCACGGAGCGGCCCTGGGCCCATCTGTTCCGCAGCGCCCTGGGCATCGCCTCCATCCTGTGCACCTTCCATGCCCTGACCCTGCTGACCCTGCCGGACTCGGCGACGCTCGGTTTCACCGCCCCGATCTTCGCCACCATCCTCGCGGCGCTCATCCTCAAGGAGGCGATCGGGCGGCATCGCTGGATCGCGGTCGTGGTCGGCTTCATCGGCGTCGCCGTGGTGCTGAGGCCCGGGACCGGTCATGCCCCGCCGCCGGAAGGGGTGGTGTTCGGCCTTCTGGCCGCGCTCGGCACCGCCGGGGTGACAGTGACCCTGCGCCAGCTGAAGGACACCGAACATGTGGCGGCGATCGTCTTCTGGTTCTTCTCGGCCTCGGTGGTCGTGGGCGGTCTGATGCTGCCCTTCTTCGGCCGCTGGCACGACCTGACCACCTATGGGCTGCTGGCCGCGGGCGGGTTCGCCGGCGCCCTGGCCCAGCTGAGCTCGGCCGCCTCGCTCAAGGCGGCGCCGGTCGCGACCGTGGCCCCGTTCGACTATCTGCAGATCGTGGGCGCCGTCATCTTCGGCTGGTGGCTGATGAACAGCCCGCCCAGCCTGAACACCCTGGTCGGCGGCGTCCTGATCGCGGCGAGCGGCCTCTACACCGTCTGGCGCGAGCACAGGCGCAGCAAGGACCGGCTGATCCAGACGACGTCGGCGCCGGTCTAG
- the tsaB gene encoding tRNA (adenosine(37)-N6)-threonylcarbamoyltransferase complex dimerization subunit type 1 TsaB has protein sequence MKVLVIDTALNACTAAVFDGDSPLGVRVEPMAKGHQERIGGLVRDAVADAGGFDGIARIGVTVGPGSFTGLRVGLAFAQGLGAALGVPVVGISTLAALARSADGGAGATAAVIDARRGQVYLQTFQDGAPTMAPTALALDAARETLSGEDRIWAGSGVSLVTGALAAEPITVPTPEALAALTIAADPAEAPPTPLYLRAPDATPPTRLPGQARPPAARPAKPS, from the coding sequence ATGAAGGTCCTCGTCATCGATACGGCGCTGAACGCCTGCACCGCCGCCGTCTTCGACGGCGACAGTCCTCTGGGCGTGCGCGTCGAGCCCATGGCCAAGGGGCATCAGGAGCGGATCGGCGGCTTGGTCCGCGACGCGGTCGCCGACGCCGGCGGCTTCGACGGGATCGCGCGTATCGGCGTCACCGTCGGTCCGGGCTCCTTCACCGGCCTGCGCGTCGGCCTCGCCTTCGCGCAAGGGCTGGGGGCCGCGCTCGGCGTGCCGGTCGTGGGGATATCCACCCTGGCGGCCCTCGCCCGCTCCGCCGACGGCGGGGCCGGAGCGACCGCCGCCGTCATCGACGCCCGCCGGGGCCAGGTCTATCTGCAGACCTTCCAGGACGGCGCACCGACCATGGCGCCAACCGCCCTCGCCCTCGATGCGGCGCGCGAGACCCTGTCCGGCGAAGATCGGATCTGGGCGGGCAGCGGCGTCTCCCTCGTCACCGGCGCCCTCGCGGCCGAGCCGATCACCGTCCCGACACCCGAGGCCCTCGCCGCCCTGACGATCGCGGCCGATCCGGCTGAGGCCCCGCCGACGCCGCTGTATCTGCGCGCGCCCGACGCCACCCCGCCGACCCGGCTGCCGGGACAGGCGCGACCGCCAGCGGCGCGCCCCGCCAAGCCGTCGTGA
- a CDS encoding GNAT family N-acetyltransferase: protein MTESADLIVSRGPEDAPLLAAVHLEAFHAPWDTAAFDSLLGQAGVFAIRAPDGFILCRVVLDEAEILTLAVRPSARRAGLGARLTQAAAEFAARAGAERLFLEVAEDNEAARALYARLGFIQTGRRRNYYEKSDASRVDALLLELAWPERLPSR, encoded by the coding sequence GTGACCGAATCAGCCGACCTGATCGTCTCCCGGGGCCCGGAGGACGCGCCGCTTCTGGCCGCGGTTCATCTCGAGGCCTTCCACGCCCCCTGGGACACGGCCGCCTTCGACAGTCTTCTGGGTCAGGCCGGGGTCTTCGCCATCCGCGCGCCCGACGGCTTCATCCTGTGCCGGGTGGTGCTGGACGAGGCCGAGATCCTGACCCTGGCCGTGCGTCCATCCGCCCGCCGCGCCGGCCTCGGCGCCCGCCTGACCCAGGCGGCGGCCGAGTTCGCGGCCCGCGCCGGGGCCGAACGCCTGTTCCTCGAGGTCGCCGAGGACAATGAGGCCGCCCGCGCCCTCTATGCCCGTCTGGGATTTATCCAGACCGGACGCCGCAGGAACTATTACGAAAAATCAGATGCAAGCCGTGTCGATGCGCTTCTTCTTGAACTTGCATGGCCGGAGCGACTTCCCTCGCGGTGA
- the coaBC gene encoding bifunctional phosphopantothenoylcysteine decarboxylase/phosphopantothenate--cysteine ligase CoaBC, with product MTTGALQSRKILLIVGGGIAAYKALELVRLVRKAGGEVQTILTASGAEFVTPLSLAALTGHPVRQTLFAPEDETAMGHIELSRWADLIVVAPATAGLIAKAANGLADDLASTTLIATDKKTLLAPAMNVRMWLHPAVQANVARLKGFDGFHGMAVVGPDDGEMACGEYGPGRMAEPAAILERIIDLLTGPDGRPLLGRKAVVTAGPTFEAIDPVRGLTNRSSGKQGYAIASALATLGAEVTLVSGPTGLPVPVGVSRIDVESALEMKAATEAALPADIAVLSAAVADWRIDTISGGKIKKGPGGPPTLALIENPDILAGIAAPGPNRPALVIGFAAETTELEANARAKLSRKGCDWIVGNDVSDDVFGSDGNAVLLVTRDGTESWPRQPKTAIARQLAARIADHFNAISLKTAGKA from the coding sequence ATGACCACCGGCGCGCTCCAGTCCCGCAAGATCCTGCTGATCGTCGGCGGCGGCATCGCCGCCTACAAGGCGCTGGAGCTGGTCCGGCTGGTCCGCAAGGCCGGGGGCGAGGTCCAGACCATACTGACCGCCTCGGGCGCCGAGTTCGTCACCCCCCTGTCTCTCGCGGCCCTGACCGGCCACCCGGTGCGCCAGACCCTGTTCGCGCCCGAGGACGAGACGGCCATGGGCCATATCGAACTGTCGCGCTGGGCCGATCTGATCGTCGTCGCCCCCGCCACCGCCGGCCTGATCGCCAAGGCCGCCAACGGTCTCGCCGACGATCTCGCTTCGACCACCCTGATCGCCACCGACAAGAAGACCCTGCTGGCTCCGGCCATGAATGTGCGCATGTGGCTGCACCCGGCGGTTCAGGCCAATGTGGCGCGGCTCAAGGGTTTCGACGGCTTCCACGGCATGGCCGTGGTCGGTCCCGACGACGGGGAGATGGCCTGCGGCGAATACGGACCGGGCCGGATGGCCGAGCCCGCTGCCATCCTCGAGCGGATCATCGATCTTCTGACCGGCCCTGACGGCAGGCCGCTTCTGGGCCGCAAGGCGGTCGTGACGGCCGGCCCGACCTTCGAGGCGATCGACCCCGTGCGCGGCCTGACCAACCGCTCCAGCGGCAAGCAGGGCTATGCGATCGCCTCGGCCCTCGCCACCCTCGGCGCCGAGGTGACGCTCGTCTCCGGCCCGACCGGCCTGCCGGTTCCTGTCGGCGTGAGCCGCATTGACGTCGAGAGCGCGCTGGAGATGAAGGCCGCCACGGAAGCGGCGCTCCCCGCGGACATCGCCGTCCTCTCCGCCGCCGTCGCCGACTGGCGCATCGACACCATCTCCGGCGGCAAGATCAAGAAGGGTCCGGGCGGCCCGCCGACCCTTGCCCTGATCGAGAACCCCGACATCCTGGCGGGGATCGCCGCGCCCGGTCCCAACCGCCCCGCCCTCGTCATCGGCTTCGCGGCCGAGACCACGGAACTGGAGGCTAACGCCCGCGCCAAGCTGTCGCGCAAGGGCTGCGACTGGATCGTCGGCAACGACGTCTCCGACGACGTCTTCGGCTCGGACGGCAACGCCGTGCTTCTGGTCACCCGCGACGGGACCGAAAGCTGGCCGCGCCAGCCCAAGACCGCCATCGCCCGCCAGCTGGCGGCGCGCATCGCCGATCACTTCAACGCCATCTCTCTAAAGACTGCCGGAAAAGCCTGA
- the lnt gene encoding apolipoprotein N-acyltransferase: MTSEPLADLPVHALAAGSEKRRRLILRFGRIGLALLAGVGAALAHPPFGVLPGLLGYPLLMLLAERSETKRGAFWMGWLGGFAYFFISCWWVAEAFQVDPSQAWMAPFAASLLPAGLGLFWGTALALYRRFAPAGVIRVLVFAALFCLLEWLRGHVLTGFPWNPAGASWKAGSAGSQFASVVGVYGLGFVTVAAVSAFAPLLGPGTRERRAASALFGVGVLLALVVGGMIRLHGAKVELSPTLIRIVQADVAQESKWTPEAYQGIVDRYLNLTARPGEGGLPDVVVWPEGALPASANQVFADGAPEATAIARALQPGQTLLMGLARAEPSPKTGAPDRYFNSLFALHDEGDGPGLRVSGIYDKYRLVPFGEYLPLGDLMGALGIRSLVHMPSDFSAGPKPAPIDLPNAPRVQPLICYESLYPGFTPGGARRPSWIANVSNDAWFGRTSGPLQHLNLASYRAIETGLPVVRATPTGVSAMIDGWGRLVPGKRLDPGESGVIDAFLPRPAPATLYGRVGDLFFWLAILASLAICLPWTRLASPGRE; encoded by the coding sequence ATGACCTCCGAACCCCTGGCCGACCTGCCCGTTCACGCCCTCGCCGCCGGAAGCGAGAAGCGGCGTCGGCTGATCCTGCGTTTCGGCCGCATCGGCCTGGCCTTGCTGGCCGGGGTCGGCGCGGCCCTCGCCCATCCGCCATTCGGCGTCCTGCCGGGTCTGCTCGGCTATCCCCTGCTCATGCTTCTGGCCGAGCGCTCGGAGACGAAGCGCGGCGCCTTCTGGATGGGCTGGCTCGGCGGCTTCGCCTATTTCTTCATCTCCTGCTGGTGGGTCGCCGAGGCGTTTCAGGTCGATCCGTCCCAGGCCTGGATGGCGCCCTTCGCCGCGAGCTTGCTGCCCGCCGGCCTCGGCCTGTTCTGGGGAACGGCCCTGGCCCTCTATCGGCGGTTCGCGCCTGCGGGCGTCATCCGCGTCCTGGTCTTCGCCGCCCTGTTCTGCCTGCTGGAATGGCTGCGCGGCCATGTCCTGACCGGCTTCCCCTGGAACCCGGCCGGGGCCAGCTGGAAGGCCGGCTCGGCCGGGTCGCAGTTCGCCTCGGTGGTCGGGGTCTACGGCCTGGGCTTCGTCACCGTCGCCGCCGTCTCGGCCTTCGCCCCCCTGCTGGGACCGGGTACGCGCGAACGCCGCGCCGCCTCGGCCCTGTTCGGCGTCGGCGTCCTGCTGGCGCTCGTCGTCGGCGGCATGATCCGGCTGCACGGCGCGAAGGTCGAGCTGTCGCCGACCTTGATCCGCATCGTTCAGGCCGATGTGGCCCAGGAATCGAAATGGACGCCCGAGGCCTATCAGGGGATCGTCGATCGCTATCTGAACCTGACCGCCAGACCGGGTGAAGGGGGTTTGCCGGACGTCGTAGTCTGGCCCGAAGGCGCCCTGCCGGCCAGCGCCAATCAGGTCTTCGCCGACGGCGCGCCCGAGGCCACAGCCATCGCCCGCGCCCTACAGCCTGGCCAGACCCTGCTGATGGGCCTCGCCCGGGCCGAGCCGTCGCCCAAAACTGGCGCACCCGACCGCTATTTCAACAGCCTGTTCGCCCTGCATGACGAGGGCGACGGGCCGGGTCTGCGGGTCAGCGGCATCTATGACAAATACCGGCTGGTGCCCTTTGGCGAATATCTGCCGCTCGGCGACCTGATGGGCGCGCTGGGGATCCGCAGCCTGGTGCATATGCCGTCGGACTTCAGCGCGGGTCCGAAGCCCGCCCCGATCGACCTGCCCAACGCTCCGCGCGTTCAACCCCTGATCTGCTACGAAAGCCTCTATCCGGGTTTCACGCCGGGCGGGGCCAGGCGACCGTCGTGGATCGCCAATGTCTCCAACGACGCCTGGTTCGGACGGACGTCGGGACCGCTGCAGCATCTGAACCTCGCCAGCTACCGGGCCATCGAGACCGGACTGCCGGTGGTGCGCGCCACCCCGACGGGCGTCTCGGCGATGATCGACGGCTGGGGCCGGCTGGTCCCGGGCAAGCGGCTGGATCCGGGCGAGAGCGGGGTCATCGACGCCTTCCTGCCGCGCCCCGCCCCGGCGACCCTCTATGGCCGCGTCGGCGATCTCTTCTTCTGGCTGGCGATTCTGGCCAGTCTGGCGATCTGCCTTCCCTGGACCCGGCTGGCCTCGCCCGGGCGCGAGTGA
- the dut gene encoding dUTP diphosphatase has product MTTLRIQRLPHSEGLALPAYETTGSAGMDLRAAIPAEAPVTLAPGARALVPTGLKIALDHGWEAQVRPRSGLALKHGITCLNSPGTIDSDYRGEVGVILINHGAEPFVIQRGERIAQMVIAAHAQAIISEVESLDETARGAGGFGSTGR; this is encoded by the coding sequence ATGACCACCCTGCGGATCCAGCGCCTGCCCCATTCCGAAGGGCTGGCCCTGCCGGCCTATGAGACGACCGGTTCGGCCGGGATGGATCTGCGCGCCGCCATTCCGGCGGAGGCTCCGGTGACGCTGGCGCCCGGCGCCCGCGCCCTGGTGCCCACGGGTCTCAAGATCGCCCTCGACCACGGCTGGGAGGCCCAGGTGCGGCCGCGCTCGGGGCTGGCGCTCAAGCACGGGATCACCTGCCTGAACTCGCCCGGCACGATCGACAGCGACTATCGCGGCGAAGTCGGGGTGATCCTGATCAACCACGGCGCCGAACCGTTCGTGATCCAGCGCGGCGAACGCATCGCGCAAATGGTCATCGCGGCCCATGCCCAGGCGATCATCTCCGAGGTCGAGAGCCTCGACGAGACCGCGCGGGGCGCAGGCGGCTTCGGTTCCACGGGACGGTAG
- the miaB gene encoding tRNA (N6-isopentenyl adenosine(37)-C2)-methylthiotransferase MiaB, whose translation MTETLVAPVGAHPEAGTGETPPKRLFIKTYGCQMNVYDSERMADVLRPLGYAATDTAEGADFVILNTCHIREKAAEKVYSELGKMREMRDKKLARGEGRMTIAVAGCVAQAEGEEIMRRQPAVDLVVGPQAYHQLPELLARNARARGERIGADFAPNEKFDALSAEGAAARGVKGPTAFLTVQEGCDKFCTFCVVPYTRGAEWSRPVADVLAEARGLADKGVREVTLLGQNVNAYDGAGPDGVWTLAKLAYALAEIPGIDRIRYTTSHPNDMSDDLIAAHGDLPALMPWLHLPVQAGSDRILRLMNRKHGRQKYIDLIARIRETQPDLALSGDFIVGFPGETDKDFEDTMDLVRQVTYASAFSFIYSPRPGTPAAGMGTQVPDAVARERLHALQTLLFEQQTAFNASRAGMIFDVLFEKKGRHGHQAIGRSPWLQSVHVDDADHLLGQIVPVEIISGQQNSLTGRLLQQKVA comes from the coding sequence ATGACCGAGACCCTCGTCGCGCCCGTCGGTGCGCACCCTGAAGCCGGGACCGGAGAGACGCCGCCGAAGCGTCTCTTCATCAAGACCTACGGCTGTCAGATGAATGTCTATGATTCCGAGCGCATGGCCGATGTCCTGCGCCCGCTCGGCTATGCCGCCACGGATACGGCGGAAGGCGCCGACTTCGTCATCCTGAACACCTGCCACATCCGCGAGAAGGCGGCCGAGAAGGTCTATTCCGAACTCGGCAAGATGCGTGAGATGCGGGACAAGAAGCTGGCCCGCGGCGAGGGCCGCATGACCATCGCCGTCGCCGGCTGCGTCGCCCAGGCCGAGGGCGAGGAGATCATGCGCCGCCAGCCCGCCGTCGATCTGGTCGTCGGCCCCCAGGCCTATCACCAGCTGCCCGAGCTTCTGGCCCGCAACGCCCGGGCGCGCGGCGAACGCATCGGCGCCGACTTCGCCCCCAATGAAAAATTCGACGCTCTCTCCGCCGAGGGCGCGGCCGCGCGCGGGGTCAAGGGACCGACCGCCTTCCTGACCGTGCAGGAGGGTTGCGACAAATTCTGCACCTTCTGCGTGGTGCCCTATACGCGCGGCGCCGAATGGTCGCGCCCGGTCGCCGATGTGCTGGCCGAGGCGCGGGGTCTGGCCGACAAGGGGGTGCGCGAGGTCACCCTGCTGGGCCAGAACGTCAACGCCTATGACGGCGCCGGTCCCGACGGCGTCTGGACCCTGGCGAAGCTGGCCTATGCCCTGGCCGAGATCCCCGGCATCGACCGCATCCGCTATACGACCAGCCACCCCAACGACATGTCCGATGACCTGATCGCCGCCCATGGCGATCTGCCCGCCCTGATGCCCTGGCTGCACCTGCCGGTTCAGGCGGGCTCGGACCGGATCCTGCGGCTGATGAACCGCAAGCACGGCCGCCAGAAATATATCGACCTGATCGCCCGCATCCGCGAGACCCAGCCCGACCTCGCCCTGTCCGGCGACTTCATCGTCGGCTTCCCCGGCGAGACGGACAAGGATTTCGAGGACACGATGGATCTGGTCCGTCAGGTGACCTACGCCTCGGCCTTCTCCTTCATCTATTCGCCGCGCCCCGGCACCCCGGCCGCCGGCATGGGGACCCAGGTGCCCGACGCCGTGGCGCGCGAACGGCTGCACGCGCTCCAGACCCTTCTGTTCGAACAGCAGACCGCCTTCAACGCCTCGCGCGCGGGCATGATTTTCGACGTCCTGTTCGAGAAGAAGGGCCGCCACGGACATCAGGCCATCGGCCGCTCGCCCTGGCTGCAATCGGTCCATGTCGACGACGCGGATCATCTGCTCGGCCAGATCGTTCCGGTCGAAATCATCAGCGGACAGCAGAACAGCCTGACCGGGCGGCTGCTTCAACAGAAGGTCGCTTAG